From the Mobula hypostoma unplaced genomic scaffold, sMobHyp1.1 scaffold_51, whole genome shotgun sequence genome, the window TGAATGGTCTCCAGTCCAATAAAATGgacttgacctcacaatgtaaCTCGACGTGACCCTGCCCcatatgtctatctgcactgcactttctctgcagccataatgctttgttacagttattgttttgtcgtatatcagctcaatgtactgttgtaatgtattgatctgtgtggatggtaggtcaggcaagattttcactgtagctcagtacgTGATAAGGATAAACAAATTTcccattttaattgtgtggaaatattagacagactGAGCTCCTGCTCTGGAACCACAGAGGGAAACTTAACTGAACTGAGGAACACaaataaatagaaaaggcttcaATCTCGCATTACGATCTGCGGTGACTGGGATCAGGTGACCGGTGATGGGTCTCCCAGaccaattatcagaatcaggttcaatagcACCGGCAgatgtcatgtaatttgttgtcTCTGCGGCAGCAATAGAACCTAACTCATAACAATAGATTTTAACCATTGTGATTTAAAATAAGAATaaacatattaaatagttaaattatgtAAGTAGCACAAAATAAGAATTTTAAAAACTGTAATACTGTAAACTATTTCAATTGCGTGGAACTATTTGACTGACTGGGTTGCTGCTTTGGAAATTCTAGAGTGAAGCTTAACAAAACTCTACTAAACTATAACTAAACTTATGAGAAGCTCACATAAATAGAAAAGGCTAAATTCTCACATAAGTGGGTCATACAGCCAGTAACATTGGCTGCTCTTCAGCAGGTAAAAACAGTGGAATGAGGCCAAGTCCCAGGCCTCAGCCCAGTGGTTATGGTCTGAGGCCTGGGACGAGGTAAGAGTAaacattcagcatggactagaagggccgagatggcctgtttccatgctgtaattgttatgtggttatatggaaACATGCTGAAAATATTGCAGAAAAAATCATTGTCCACCCACAACGAGAGGACGTGACAGATCTGGATCTCAGTGCCTTGTCTGAATGGgcgaaagatgaagctacacggACACGTAGAGCAGTGACCCGCAGATGCTGCAGATCTGCGGGAAAATGTGAACAGGACATGGGATCACATGAAACATCAAGTGAGAAACAGCAggaggtggccattcagcccctctaaccaTCAAGATGAGGGCTCTCCTATCTCAGCCACATGTTTCTGCCCGATCCTCACTTCCTCGATCCCTCCGGTCTCCACACATCTGCCGGCCTCTGTTTTATGTGAGGACGATCACTGAGTCTTCACCGGCCTCTGTGGTGGGGATTTACAGACATTCACCGCCCTCAGAGTAGAGAtatttcccctcatctcagtgccggacagtccaccccctttttcagagactgggatccctggttcaaccggtaatgatgttgtgcatttcaatgtgttcacctctcagtcctcgattctctaaatgaaagggttatcgcatttgatctttcttcatatgatgaccccaccactccagggatcagtctggtgaatcttcattgcactctccATATCAAATACTCTCTAACCTCTTTGTTAAtcctctatggaattaatttccatcttccgcagccccgtgttgccccaaccactcacctcccaccccgtcactatttccaccttcccacctccccctcacctggatccacctctcactccccagctcttgccccatccccacccctcacctcttttctctgactatttcccgtccactctcagtccagagggagggtctcggcccgaaatgttgacggtccatttccctccacagatgctgcccgacccactgagttcctccggcagtttgttctttggtctgtataacccgtgttagtgtggggagcgggattttacaccatattccaggtacagtctcaacaaaacacaaataattgtcactttgcccggaccattggccccgcttgcagggcaacagtctgccggtgtttgccccccaatgtggtgaatccctctgctcgccaccaccgtgggctcagacatttccacagatgagcccctcctgtccccaccgggacaaacatcctgtccgccccctctctcaccgtcttcatcctttcaataaaatccccctctccctccccggggaaccggcatcaaaccgacgggccgagcggtctcctcctacctctcagcgacacatcagactccggccgcaggagacgcttcacaaacgccccaacttccctcggagggaaatggaaataaatcagaaagcggacatttactttgacGGTTGTCCCGCCGTGACGGAAAGTTCGGGAGACGGTGTCAGCgggggtaacgccctctcggTTGGTCCGCCTCTGCTATTGGTTGGAAGCAGTGATTGACATCGCTTCGCACCAATGGGAATAGCGCAGCGCGTGACTCCTCTGTTGACGGCGGTGGGGGAGGGACTGCTCACGTGATTAGTAGCCCAGCCGTTAAACCGACCAAGCTCGAGCTCACCAGCGCGCGGTGCACAAAAGGCCCCGGATGATCGGTTGAGGTAAGAAGGGATCTCCGGGTTGGGGGTCTCACCGGGCGGGCGTTTTCAACACCGACTTCGGGTAGTTGCTGTGAGCTCCGGACTCCGTGAGccgcaatcccgggacagtcctgctctcttccctctctctcagccccaccatccgtacacgggccccggggagcttccggctgatgagggaatgggaaccgatggatctctcagacagagctgagctccagctgtctaaatgcaaggatcgggaactcggagaaagggaacaaaatcttttacatcagctgttgagaaaatcacctttgttctgcctccagtcacaaacaagagaaaatctgcagatgctggaaatccaagcaacacacacaaattgctggaggaactcagcattagtactcttttccatagatgctgcctggcctgctgagttcctccagcattttgtgtctgttgcttgttctacctcctcttgttctggacttttctacccgtgagaacatgttttgacccattctctctgggtacataatgatatcaaacacctttgtcctgggcaacaagtagctttcacatcacaaatgtgccagactccaatgagacagactactgcccttcccttcatattcattggcattgccatcactgagttcaccaccatcagtcacctgggggagggttcaggggaaatatttatgtacaatacagaaactggtgttacctgtgtgtattgtggtgatgcaaaagttgctggagaatttgaaagtgggaagaagtggagtgatagcTTGAAATCTGagtttttaaagcatcatttagcaagcaaatcagatATGGACGGAATGGCTCTCTATTTAAAGTTCACTCTGCCCATGTTGTCACTGAGTAAAAAAAAGCtttatgtgcacactggtcattacaaattagaggggacaTAGGTGGGAAGGTGGGAAGACCTCTAGTGTCCCCGATGCCCTCACGTACAAgatgtacatccagctgcagcttgtaaccctgcactttaaggagttggaacttgaAATGGAAGAATTCTGGATCATCCAGGAGctggagggggtgatagatatgacatgaagagaggtgagttacacccaaggtgcaggacacaggaaactgggtgagagtcaggaaggggaatgaggttaaataaCCATCGCAGAGTAATCTTGTGTCTATCCCACACAACAATAGGTGGAtccactttagaaactgttaCAAATTAGGGGACTTTGGTCGGAAGGTGCGAAGACATCCAGTGTCCCCGATTaattcagcatgaattaatcagtctgatggcctggtggaagatgatgtcccagagcctgttggtccttttgctgtggtacagtttcctggatggtagcagcaggaacagtttgtggttgtggtgaattgggtccccaatatcctttgggccctttttacacacctgtctctgtaaatgtcctgaatagtgggaagttcacatctacagatgcgctgggctgtccgcaccactctctgcgggttcctgtgattaagggaagtacagttcccataccaggcagtgatgcagccggtcaggatgctctcaattgtgtccctgcagaaagttcttaggatttggggcccatcccaaacttcttcaaccgtctgagctgAAAGAGGTGCTTTTTTTCACAACACAGCTGGTAtagatagaaactacagcacagaaacaggccttttggcccttcttggctgtgccgaaccattttctgcctagtcccactgacctgcacacagatcatatccctccatacacctcccatccatgtatctgtccaatttattcttaaatgttaaaaaagaacccgcatttaccacctcatctggcagctcattccatactcccaccactctctgtgtgaagaagccctccctcatgttcccattaaacattcccctttcacccttaacccatgtcctctggtttttttctccccttgcctcagtggaaaaagcctgcttgcattcactctatctatacccatcataattttatatacctctatcaaatctccccttattcttctacgctccagggaataaagtcctaacctattcaacctttctctgtaactgagtttctcaagtcctggcaacatccttgtaaaccttctctgcactctttcaaccttatttatatccttcctgtaatttggtgaccaaaactgaacacaatactccagattcggcctcaccaatgccttatacaaactcatcataacattccagctcttatactcaatacttcgattaataaaggccaatgtaccaaaagctctctttacgaccctatctacctgtgatgacacttttagggaattttgtatctgtattcccagatccctctgttccactgcactcctcagtgccttaccattaacactgtatgttctacgttggtttgtctttccaatgtgcaatacctcacacttctcagtattaaattccatctgccatttttcagcccattttcccagatggtcgaagtccctctgcaggctctgaaaatcttcctcactgtctactacacctccaatctttgtatcatcagcaaacttgctgatccaatttaccacattatcatccagatcattgatatagatgacaaataacaatggacccagcactgatccctgtggcacaccactagtcacaggcctccactcagagaagcaattctctaccatcactctgtggcttcttccatcgagccaatgtctaatccaatttaccacctctccatgtatacctagcggctgaattttcttaactaacctcccatgtgggaccttgtcaaaggccttactgcagtccatgtagacaatattgactgccttcccttcatccactttcctggtaacttcctcgaaaaactctaacagattggtcaaacatgacctaccacgcacaaagccatgttgactctccctaataagcccctgtctatccaaatgcttgtagattctgtctcttagtacttcctccaataacttacctactactgacgttaaactcactggcctataatttcccggattacttttcaatccttttttaaacaacggaacaacatgagccactctccaatcctccggcacttcacccgtagacagcgacattttaaatatttctgccaaagTGAGACAATTTCAGAcaatgtgagatccttggtaatgtttatgccaaggaagtTAAAGCTGTTCACCGTGATCAATTGATGGCAAtatgggttagcctgtctccattcctcctgacaTCCACAATCAGCCCGTTTGTTTTTGTAACAATGAgcgagagtttgttttcttgacaccagtcagatgttgttcagacctcagatagagtcagcaatcaaatagttgagcatggtgtgaatttgctgagctgtgtatatcacaatgcaagaagcatcgtaggaaagccaGGTGAGCTCAGGACAGGAATTATGATACTGTAGCCATTATTGGGACATGTTTGCACCCAactgtctgagggatttagaggaacaaatttgtagagagatcacagaccatgccaagaaacaaaggttgattcagtgagtgattttaactttccatatattgactgggactcccatactgtaaaaggactagatggggtagagtttgttaaatgtgcccTGAATCAGTACATAGAATTCCTGATGTAGAAATGTGCGATGAGCTGTCaggaaatgatccagggctggtgacagaaattagtgaCCATAATGCCATGAAATTCAGAGTAAATATGGCAAAAGGGAGGTCTGgaccacaggttgagattctaaattggagaaaggtccaTTTttgtggtatcagaaaggatctgacaagtgttgtttgggacaggctgttttctggcaaaggagtacttggtaagtgggaggccttcagaagtgagaTTTCGAGGGTGtaaagtttgtatgtgcctgccaaaataaaagttgaaaggtaactggtgcagggaaccttggttttcaagagatattgaggacccggatattttgttcctctaaatgcctcagactgttgggtgctaccaagactcactaatgactacaatatcataattccaccccCCGAGCTCATCCGACTTTTTTTTTAGtcgtcttctgttggtttctaaaagattcccaatcgtttttgctcttttgtttgccctctcgttggcttttatgttggctttggcttctcatttcagccacagttgtgtcctcctgcctttccaatgcttccacttctttgcgaTGCATCGATCACTTAGCTCCCGAATtgatcccagaaactccagccatcgctGCTCCGTTGTCACTCCAACCTTTTCCCTTCCAGACAAGTTTGaccagcttctctgtcatagaaacatggggaagttcagtgcagaaacaggctatttggcccatctagtcaatgctgaaaaAACATTCAAGCTGTCTAATGCAactacctgcaccgggaccatcgccctccacacccctaccatccaggctcccatccaaacttcttttaaatggtgaaaccGAGCTCATGTTCGTCACTTGTGctgacatctcattccacactctgatgaccatttcagtaaagagcttttccaaatgttcctgttaaattttcaccttctccacttacccatgacctctggttgtcatcccacccaacctcagtgggaaaagctgcTCTCatttatctataccctcataattttgtatacttctaccaaatcctcaaagcaatgtatagtttccttgtttatgtttagagccttttttttagatgtataagatgatgaggggcattgatcgtgtgggtagccagaggattctttcccagggctgaaatggctaacatgaggggtcatagttttaaggtgcttggaaatagatactgaggggatgtcaggggtaagtttttttacacagagagtggtgggtgtgtggaatgcactgccggctatttgtgtgagagtgtttcagttacctgtggggccaggaacccatgcagctcagtgggaacggGGAAttataccaatggagagagtcaaactgagtcaggtcacagattggagacggcagaaatgccccattcttatagagacaggaagagcatcagcgAGTTTGATGGCCATttcagataccagcactgtgcccagttagaagatgatttctctctccaattTGGGTTGAACCTCACTGTAACGGTGTGATACCAGATCACGTGTTGACAACTCAAGGGATCTCATCTGAAATATTGTCCtacacccattgatggattttgtaaatctttttacaggttaaaaatgacaaggaatttgtctacTGGAATCTCGCAcagacagtggggagggattcactcgatcatcagACCGACTGGCATTCCCGTAATTTTGCACAGGGGGGaacccattcatctgctcagacagtgggaatggattcactcagtcatctcaactgaaggtacatcagcaagttcacactgggcaaggccattcacctgtggacacaccagtcagttcacactgtgcAGAGGCTGGCCATCTGCTGAATatgtggggaaggattcactcagCCATCTGAACTAATgggtcaccagcgagttcacagtggggagcgGCCATGAACCTGCTCAGAAcatgggaagggattcacttcgtcGTCTCATCTGAAGGCACATCAACGAGTTCACACCGGAGAAATGCCATTCACCTgtccagactgtgggaagggattcactcggtcatctgacctaatggcacACCAGCCAGTTCACACCGGGGaatggccgttcacctgcttggactgtgggaagggattcacttggtcatctgaactgaaggtacatcagagaattcacactggggagaggccattcacctgctcagtttgtggcaagggattcactcagtcatctcatctaatggtacatcagcgagttcacactggggagaggccattcacctgctcagagtgtgggaaaggattcactcagtcatctcatctgAAGCTACATGAGCGAGTTCACACCGCGGaatggccgttcacctgctcggattgtgggaagggattcactcggtcatctgaactgaatgtacatcagagagttcacactggggagaggccgttcacctgctcagactgtgggaagggattcactcagtcatctcatctgaaggtacatcagcgagttcacactggggagaggccgttcacctgctcagtctgtgggaagggattcacttcatCATCGACagtgaaggtacatcagcgagttcacactggggaaagaccgttcacctgttcagagtgtgggaagggattcactcagttaggCCACCTACAAGTACACTGGTCAGTTCACAGTGGAGAGAGgcctttcacctgctcagactgcgggaagggattcactcagttatccaCCCTAATGACCCACCGGGAAGTTCACACCAGGAAGAGGCCAtttacctgctcagtctgtgggaagggattcactttgtcaAATCAGTTACTGAGACACCAGTTCGTTCACACTGGAcagtggccgttcacctgctcagactgtgggaagggattcactcagacatctgaactgaaggtacatcagcgaattcacacaggggagaggccattcacctgctcagagtgtgggaaaggattcactcgctCATCCCACCTACAAACACACCAGTCATTTCACACAGGGGAgcgaccgttcacctgctcagactgtgggaaaggattcactcagtcatcagagctacagagacatcagcgaattcacactggggaaagaccattcacctgctcagagtgtgggaaaggattcactcagtcatcccccttacagagacaccagcaagttcacactagGTAGAGGCCGTTCACTTGCTTagggtgtgggaagggattcactcggtcatctcaactgcaGAGACGCCAGCAAGTTCACACGGGGTAGAGGCCAATCTCCTGCTTGGACTTTGGGAAGAGAATCTCTCAGCCACATCAACCAGGTTtgcatcattgagttcacactggggaaaccCGTTCACCcgctgtgaatgtgggaagcgattcactcagtcatctaacctTGCAACTCTTGCTTCGGCTGGCAGTTTAATGTAGGGGATGATAGCtcctggcccggccaaacttaagaaatctcatttgggtggatgctgcacaatgtgtcccctgttacaaatcagtaccccaaaataacaagcagtacacaatatgtgattaaatgattgagatttataatttttactttgactatagggttagtaaagaaaacaaaaaagaaaaagaaaaagggcccactcCATTTGTGtcttctcatctctccctggcaaaagaacATGAAAAtatctcttccagactcacaaggaaGAATATTTCGGACACTAGATTGTCCCGCACtccaaaaccctgttatctctagtcataacctaaacactgctgctacagagaaaccattacctcagcagtgaaacattacagagaggtcATTACgtgagcagtgaaaccttacagcatgttataCTTGTGACATACTgccgggttcacactggggagaaagcttcaataagctgcatgctggatatttgtccatcaccatTGCTGAATGCTATTTTgagagtgactgtcggtgctgaactctgcaattatcaccacacccagttctgcaccctggtcacggggcatgg encodes:
- the LOC134342077 gene encoding zinc finger protein 239-like isoform X4: MPFTCPDCGKGFTRSSDLMAHQPVHTGEWPFTCLDCGKGFTWSSELKVHQRIHTGERPFTCSVCGKGFTQSSHLMVHQRVHTGERPFTCSECGKGFTQSSHLKLHERVHTAEWPFTCSDCGKGFTRSSELNVHQRVHTGERPFTCSDCGKGFTQSSHLKKPAKLVWKEKVGSDNGAAMAGVSGSNLGAE
- the LOC134342077 gene encoding zinc finger protein 239-like isoform X3, producing MPFTCPDCGKGFTRSSDLMAHQPVHTGEWPFTCLDCGKGFTWSSELKVHQRIHTGERPFTCSVCGKGFTQSSHLMVHQRVHTGERPFTCSECGKGFTQSSHLKLHERVHTAEWPFTCSDCGKGFTRSSELNVHQRVHTGERPFTCSDCGKGFTQSSHLKEPLCFWEEVSNSQSGARCFLVNISSAQIIGMSPMEGHTYSTG
- the LOC134342077 gene encoding zinc finger protein 239-like isoform X1, whose amino-acid sequence is MPFTCPDCGKGFTRSSDLMAHQPVHTGEWPFTCLDCGKGFTWSSELKVHQRIHTGERPFTCSVCGKGFTQSSHLMVHQRVHTGERPFTCSECGKGFTQSSHLKLHERVHTAEWPFTCSDCGKGFTRSSELNVHQRVHTGERPFTCSDCGKGFTQSSHLKVHQRVHTGERPFTCSVCGKGFTSSSTVKEPLCFWEEVSNSQSGARCFLVNISSAQIIGMSPMEGHTYSTG
- the LOC134342077 gene encoding zinc finger protein 239-like isoform X2; this translates as MPFTCPDCGKGFTRSSDLMAHQPVHTGEWPFTCLDCGKGFTWSSELKVHQRIHTGERPFTCSVCGKGFTQSSHLMVHQRVHTGERPFTCSECGKGFTQSSHLKLHERVHTAEWPFTCSDCGKGFTRSSELNVHQRVHTGERPFTCSDCGKGFTQSSHLKVHQRVHTGERPFTCSVCGKGFTSSSTVKKPAKLVWKEKVGSDNGAAMAGVSGSNLGAE